The Streptomyces sp. Je 1-332 genome has a window encoding:
- a CDS encoding family 2 encapsulin nanocompartment cargo protein polyprenyl transferase codes for MTTDMTEPQEQAGHESSEAVEILASARACVDPELRRAIETLPGVLRRVALYHFGWEHADGTPAAGHAGKAIRPALVLAAVGALGGDQALAVRAAAAVELTHNFTLLHDDVIDRDTTRRHRPTAWTVFGEPDAILAGDALQALAQRLLAEDPHPGAPAAAARLASCVVELCAGQQADGAFERRGPDEVTLDECLAMAEAKTGALLGCACAVGALYAGAGRSEVDALDGFGREAGLAFQLIDDVIGIWGDPGHTGKPARADLAARKKSLPVVAALASGTPAGAELAELYGHPSADGDLDRMAHAVETAGGRDWALLHAGDRMSRAINQLAGAVPVPEAAGSLLALAEFVTRRTH; via the coding sequence ATGACCACGGACATGACGGAGCCACAGGAGCAGGCGGGGCACGAATCGTCCGAGGCGGTGGAGATCCTGGCGTCGGCGCGGGCGTGCGTCGACCCGGAGCTGCGCCGGGCGATCGAGACCCTTCCCGGAGTGCTGCGCCGCGTCGCGCTCTACCACTTCGGCTGGGAACACGCGGACGGCACACCGGCGGCCGGGCACGCGGGCAAGGCGATCAGGCCCGCGCTCGTGCTCGCCGCGGTGGGCGCCCTCGGCGGGGACCAGGCCCTGGCCGTCCGGGCCGCGGCGGCGGTGGAGCTGACCCACAACTTCACCCTGCTGCACGACGACGTCATCGACCGCGACACCACCCGCAGGCACCGGCCCACCGCATGGACCGTGTTCGGTGAACCCGACGCGATCCTGGCCGGTGACGCGCTCCAGGCGCTGGCGCAGCGGCTGCTCGCCGAGGACCCGCACCCCGGGGCCCCGGCGGCGGCCGCCCGGCTCGCCTCCTGTGTGGTGGAGCTCTGCGCGGGCCAGCAGGCGGACGGCGCGTTCGAGCGGCGCGGGCCCGACGAGGTCACGCTCGACGAATGCCTCGCCATGGCCGAGGCCAAGACGGGGGCGCTGCTGGGCTGCGCCTGCGCGGTGGGGGCGTTGTACGCGGGGGCGGGGCGCAGCGAGGTGGACGCGCTCGACGGGTTCGGCCGTGAGGCGGGTCTCGCCTTCCAGCTCATCGACGACGTGATCGGCATCTGGGGCGATCCGGGGCACACGGGCAAGCCGGCCCGCGCCGACCTCGCCGCCCGCAAGAAGTCCCTGCCGGTGGTCGCGGCGCTGGCCTCCGGCACCCCGGCCGGCGCGGAACTGGCCGAGTTGTACGGACACCCGTCGGCCGACGGCGACCTGGACCGCATGGCGCACGCCGTCGAGACGGCGGGCGGCAGGGACTGGGCGCTGCTGCACGCGGGCGACCGGATGTCCCGCGCGATCAACCAGCTCGCCGGCGCGGTGCCTGTCCCGGAGGCGGCGGGCAGCCTGCTGGCGCTCGCGGAGTTCGTGACACGGCGCACGCACTGA
- a CDS encoding pyridoxal-phosphate dependent enzyme, whose amino-acid sequence MSTTPPTTPRPRLPSPLQELQDDRFARHGVTLTLKRDDLIHPDLPGNKYRKLFLNLDAAVAAGHKALLTFGGAYSNHLRATAAAGRLLGLETIGVVRGDELAGRPLNPSLAHCAADGMRLHFIDRATYRRKTEPEILTALLHATGAEDPYVIPEGGSNSLAVQGCTALGEELRDHTHTAAVACGTGGTLAGMAAGLAPHQRALGIPVLKGGFLGPEIQALQQRTFGAPTANWHLDERFHFGGYARTPPELTAFANDFEDRHGLPVERVYVAKLLYALTALSEEGAFPPGSTVTAVITATDAAAPTAQSSTSR is encoded by the coding sequence GTGAGCACCACCCCGCCGACCACCCCGCGCCCCCGGCTCCCGTCCCCGCTGCAGGAGCTCCAGGACGACCGGTTCGCGCGGCACGGCGTCACCCTCACACTCAAGCGGGACGACCTGATCCACCCGGACCTCCCGGGCAACAAGTACCGCAAGCTCTTCCTCAACCTGGACGCCGCCGTCGCTGCGGGGCACAAGGCCCTGCTGACCTTCGGCGGCGCATACTCCAACCACCTCCGGGCGACCGCCGCGGCGGGCCGCCTCCTCGGCCTGGAGACCATCGGCGTGGTCCGCGGCGACGAACTCGCGGGCCGCCCCCTGAACCCGTCGCTCGCGCACTGCGCGGCCGACGGAATGCGCCTGCACTTCATCGACCGGGCGACGTACCGCAGGAAGACCGAGCCGGAGATCCTGACCGCCCTCCTGCACGCGACAGGCGCCGAAGACCCGTACGTGATCCCCGAAGGGGGCAGCAACTCCCTGGCCGTACAGGGCTGTACGGCCCTGGGCGAGGAACTGCGCGACCACACCCACACGGCGGCCGTGGCCTGCGGCACCGGCGGCACCCTGGCCGGGATGGCCGCGGGCCTCGCCCCGCACCAGCGCGCGCTCGGCATACCGGTGCTCAAGGGCGGCTTCCTCGGCCCCGAGATACAGGCGCTGCAACAGCGGACCTTCGGCGCTCCCACCGCCAACTGGCACCTCGACGAGCGCTTCCACTTCGGCGGGTACGCCCGCACTCCCCCCGAACTCACCGCGTTCGCGAACGACTTCGAGGACCGGCACGGCCTCCCCGTGGAGCGCGTCTACGTGGCCAAGCTCCTGTACGCGCTGACAGCCCTCTCCGAAGAGGGCGCGTTCCCCCCTGGCAGCACCGTCACGGCCGTGATCACCGCGACGGACGCGGCCGCGCCCACGGCTCAGTCCTCGACCTCCCGGTAG
- a CDS encoding N-acetylmuramoyl-L-alanine amidase, whose translation MAPPMSAGKFLDVLKDEGVTVVEVGDWPHHNRNHKGPWGPVHGVMIHHTVTSGSARTVEICRDGYASLPGPLCHGVITKDGRVHLVGYGRANHAGLGDDDVLRAVIAEKALPPDNESNTDGNRHFYGFECENLGDGEDPWPDAQLEAIERVSAAICRHHGWTHRSVIGHLEWQPGKIDPKGFTMNAMRERIEERLK comes from the coding sequence ATGGCCCCACCCATGTCCGCGGGCAAGTTCCTGGACGTGCTCAAGGACGAAGGTGTGACGGTCGTCGAAGTCGGCGACTGGCCGCACCACAACCGCAACCACAAGGGGCCGTGGGGGCCCGTGCACGGCGTGATGATCCACCACACGGTCACGTCGGGCAGCGCGCGGACGGTGGAGATCTGCCGGGACGGGTATGCGTCGCTGCCCGGCCCGCTCTGCCACGGCGTGATCACCAAGGACGGCCGCGTCCACCTCGTCGGGTACGGCCGCGCCAACCACGCGGGCCTAGGCGATGACGACGTCCTGCGCGCGGTCATCGCCGAGAAGGCGCTCCCGCCGGACAACGAGTCGAACACCGACGGAAACCGCCACTTCTACGGCTTCGAGTGCGAGAACCTCGGTGACGGCGAGGATCCGTGGCCCGACGCGCAGCTGGAGGCCATCGAGAGGGTCTCGGCGGCCATCTGCCGCCACCACGGCTGGACCCACCGGTCGGTGATCGGCCACCTCGAATGGCAGCCGGGCAAGATCGACCCCAAGGGCTTCACCATGAACGCCATGCGGGAGCGTATCGAGGAGCGCCTCAAGTAG
- a CDS encoding family 2B encapsulin nanocompartment shell protein, producing MSVGEEVRAEQSEQQQSLGTSAARNLATTTKSAPQMQEISSRWLLRTLPWVQVQGGTYRVNRRLSYSVGDGRVTFVKTGDRVQVIPAELGELPTLRDYEDVEVLGELAQRCQQREFEAGSVITSFGSQADEVYLLAHGRVEKIGTGPYGDDTVLGTLADGAYFGEQALLDPEAIWEYTTRAVTACTVLTLPRQDLEQVAERTESLREHLRRLRSIPAQRTNKFGESPIDLSAGHIGEAVLPGTFVDYESAPREYELSVAQTVLRVHTRVADLYNQPMNQTEQQLRLTVEALKERQEHELINNREFGLLNNCEYEQRLQPHEGVPSPDDMDELLSRRRGSKLFLAHPRAISAFGRELNKRGLVPETIDMGGHRIPTWRGVPIYPCNKIPVTEARTTSIICMRTGEEEQGVVGLHQVGLPDEIEPSLSVRFMGISEQAIISYLVSTYYSAAVLVPDALGVLENVEIGRWR from the coding sequence ATGTCGGTAGGCGAAGAGGTCCGTGCGGAACAGTCCGAGCAGCAGCAGAGCTTGGGTACGTCGGCCGCGCGGAATCTGGCCACCACCACCAAGTCCGCGCCGCAGATGCAGGAGATCAGCTCCCGCTGGCTCCTGCGGACGCTGCCGTGGGTGCAGGTGCAGGGCGGTACGTATCGAGTGAACCGGAGGTTGAGTTACTCGGTCGGCGACGGCCGTGTGACGTTCGTGAAGACCGGGGACCGGGTCCAGGTCATCCCCGCGGAGCTCGGCGAACTGCCGACCCTGCGGGACTACGAGGACGTCGAGGTCCTGGGGGAGCTGGCCCAGCGCTGCCAGCAGCGGGAGTTCGAGGCCGGCTCGGTCATCACCTCCTTCGGCAGCCAGGCCGACGAGGTGTACCTGCTCGCGCACGGCAGGGTCGAGAAGATCGGCACCGGGCCGTACGGGGACGACACGGTCCTCGGGACCCTCGCCGACGGGGCCTACTTCGGCGAGCAGGCACTGCTCGACCCGGAGGCCATCTGGGAGTACACGACGCGCGCGGTGACCGCGTGCACCGTGCTCACCCTGCCGCGCCAGGACCTGGAGCAGGTCGCCGAGCGCACGGAATCGCTGCGTGAGCACCTGAGGCGGCTGCGCTCCATCCCGGCCCAGCGGACCAACAAGTTCGGCGAATCGCCCATCGACCTGTCCGCGGGACACATCGGCGAGGCCGTGCTGCCGGGCACGTTCGTCGACTACGAGTCAGCGCCGCGTGAGTACGAACTGAGCGTCGCCCAGACCGTTCTGCGCGTCCACACGCGCGTGGCCGACCTCTACAACCAGCCGATGAACCAGACCGAGCAGCAGTTGCGGCTCACGGTCGAGGCGCTCAAGGAGCGCCAGGAGCACGAGCTGATCAACAACCGCGAGTTCGGGCTGCTCAACAACTGTGAGTACGAGCAGCGGCTGCAGCCCCACGAGGGCGTACCGAGCCCGGACGACATGGACGAACTGCTCAGCCGCAGGCGGGGGTCGAAGCTCTTCCTGGCCCACCCGCGCGCGATCTCCGCTTTCGGCCGCGAGCTCAACAAACGCGGGCTCGTGCCGGAGACGATCGACATGGGGGGCCACCGCATCCCCACCTGGCGCGGGGTGCCCATCTACCCGTGCAACAAGATCCCGGTCACCGAGGCCCGCACCACCTCGATCATCTGTATGCGTACGGGCGAGGAGGAGCAGGGCGTCGTCGGCCTGCACCAGGTCGGCCTCCCGGACGAGATCGAGCCGAGCCTGTCGGTGCGCTTCATGGGGATCAGCGAGCAGGCGATCATCTCGTACCTGGTGTCGACCTACTACTCCGCGGCGGTCCTGGTGCCCGACGCGCTGGGCGTGCTGGAGAACGTCGAGATCGGCCGCTGGCGATGA